In Mesorhizobium sp. 113-3-3, a genomic segment contains:
- a CDS encoding GNAT family N-acetyltransferase: MFALPFFRRDLPALKGNLVTLRVPYTNDYREWSVLRGESRAFLEPWEPRWTPDELDRTAWRLRISRYREDYAQGTAIAFFIFEKSSGKLAGGITLGNIRHGVSQSGHVGYWIGERFGGRGLMTDAVKVVARFAFDTLRLHRIEAACIPDNIRSIRVLEKAGFRREGLLRSYLRINGIWQDHYLYARIADDPLDAGTKD, from the coding sequence AATCTCGTCACGTTGCGCGTGCCATACACCAACGACTATCGGGAATGGTCGGTGCTGCGCGGCGAAAGCCGGGCCTTCCTGGAGCCATGGGAGCCGCGCTGGACCCCCGACGAGCTCGACCGCACGGCATGGCGCCTGCGCATCAGCCGTTATCGCGAAGATTATGCGCAGGGAACCGCGATCGCCTTCTTCATCTTCGAGAAGTCGAGCGGCAAGCTGGCCGGCGGCATCACGCTCGGCAACATACGCCACGGTGTCTCCCAAAGCGGCCATGTCGGCTACTGGATCGGCGAGCGCTTCGGTGGCCGCGGGCTGATGACCGACGCGGTCAAGGTGGTGGCTCGCTTCGCCTTCGATACGCTGAGGTTGCACCGGATCGAGGCGGCCTGTATTCCCGACAACATCCGGTCGATCCGCGTGCTTGAAAAAGCCGGATTCCGGCGCGAAGGACTGTTACGATCCTATCTCAGGATCAACGGCATCTGGCAGGACCACTATCTCTACGCCCGGATCGCGGACGATCCGCTGGACGCAGGAACGAAGGACTGA
- a CDS encoding histidine phosphatase family protein has translation MPILYYVTHPQVRIDAAIPVPEWGLSDIGRARAVAMLDQPWVGSIRRIVSSGERKAIETGEILARHLGLAVEVRERMHENDRSATGFLPPPEFEAVADQFFASPHKSIRGWERASDAQQRIVSEVEAVLDEGGTGDMAFVGHGGVGTLLLLSLSGQKISREADQPAGGGNYFAYDIGARRVIHGWRPIDRLEQV, from the coding sequence GTGCCGATCCTCTACTATGTCACGCATCCCCAGGTGCGGATCGATGCCGCCATTCCCGTGCCGGAATGGGGGCTGTCCGATATCGGACGGGCGAGGGCTGTCGCCATGCTCGATCAGCCATGGGTCGGATCGATCCGGCGCATCGTTTCGTCGGGTGAGCGCAAGGCGATAGAAACGGGCGAAATCCTGGCACGCCATCTCGGCCTTGCGGTCGAGGTGAGGGAACGGATGCATGAGAACGACCGGTCCGCGACCGGCTTCCTGCCGCCGCCGGAGTTCGAAGCGGTCGCCGACCAGTTCTTCGCCAGTCCGCACAAGAGCATTCGGGGGTGGGAGCGCGCCAGCGATGCGCAGCAACGCATTGTGAGCGAGGTCGAGGCCGTGCTTGATGAGGGCGGGACCGGAGACATGGCCTTTGTCGGCCATGGAGGCGTGGGAACGCTCCTGCTGCTGTCTCTCAGCGGGCAGAAAATCAGCCGCGAAGCGGACCAACCGGCAGGCGGCGGCAACTATTTTGCCTATGATATCGGCGCCCGCCGCGTCATCCATGGATGGCGGCCGATCGACAGGCTGGAGCAGGTCTAA
- the ispH gene encoding 4-hydroxy-3-methylbut-2-enyl diphosphate reductase yields MLQTTNKPPLTIRLCQPRGFCAGVDRAIQIVVLALKKYGAPVYVRHEIVHNRYVVEGLQSLGAVFIEELSEIPAEHRQSPVVFSAHGVPKSVPADAQARNLFYLDATCPLVSKVHKQAMRHQRLGRHVLLIGHAGHPEVIGTMGQLPEGAVTLVETEADAAKLVPADPKALGFVTQTTLSVEDTAGIIRALKDRFPDLQAPAAESICYATTNRQEAVKDTAPGADLYLIVGAPNSSNSRRLVEVAERAGATMSLLVQRAAEIPWNDIGNISTLGLSAGASAPEIIVDEIIDAFRQRFDVTIDLAITATETEDFPVMRVLRDVELTPADMAFVNGAA; encoded by the coding sequence ATGCTTCAGACAACCAACAAGCCTCCGCTGACGATCCGGCTCTGCCAGCCGCGGGGTTTCTGCGCCGGCGTCGACCGCGCCATCCAGATCGTCGTGCTGGCGCTCAAGAAATACGGCGCGCCGGTCTATGTCCGCCACGAGATCGTGCACAACCGTTACGTTGTCGAAGGGCTGCAAAGCCTTGGCGCCGTCTTCATAGAGGAACTCTCCGAGATCCCGGCCGAGCACCGGCAGTCGCCGGTCGTCTTCTCGGCGCATGGCGTGCCGAAATCGGTGCCGGCGGATGCCCAGGCGCGCAACCTCTTCTATCTCGACGCCACCTGTCCGCTGGTCTCCAAGGTCCACAAGCAGGCGATGCGCCATCAGCGGCTTGGCCGCCATGTGCTGTTGATCGGCCATGCCGGACACCCCGAGGTGATCGGCACGATGGGGCAATTGCCTGAGGGCGCGGTCACGCTGGTCGAGACCGAAGCAGATGCCGCGAAGCTCGTGCCCGCCGATCCGAAGGCGCTTGGCTTCGTCACCCAGACCACATTGTCGGTCGAGGACACTGCCGGCATCATCCGTGCGCTGAAGGACCGCTTTCCCGATCTGCAGGCGCCTGCGGCTGAATCGATCTGCTACGCCACCACCAACCGCCAGGAAGCGGTCAAGGACACCGCCCCGGGCGCCGATCTCTATCTGATCGTCGGCGCCCCCAACTCCTCCAATTCGCGACGCCTTGTCGAAGTGGCGGAGCGTGCCGGCGCCACGATGTCGCTTCTCGTGCAGCGCGCAGCCGAGATTCCGTGGAATGACATCGGCAATATTTCGACGCTCGGCCTGTCGGCGGGGGCTTCGGCGCCGGAGATCATCGTCGACGAGATCATCGACGCGTTCCGACAACGCTTCGATGTCACCATCGACCTCGCCATCACAGCCACCGAAACAGAGGATTTTCCGGTCATGCGGGTACTGCGCGATGTCGAACTGACGCCGGCCGACATGGCCTTCGTCAATGGGGCCGCGTAA
- a CDS encoding peroxiredoxin: MTISVGDKLPEVTFKTMTADGAKAITSAEIFPGKKVVLFGVPGAFTPTCSNNHLPGYLENHDAILARGVDTIAVVSVNDVHVMGAWAHFTGGEGKILFLADGSGDFAKAVGLDNDLSAAGMGLRSKRFSMIVDDGKVTALNVETKPGVDESGAAHILGQL, encoded by the coding sequence ATGACCATTTCCGTTGGCGACAAGCTGCCCGAGGTGACCTTCAAGACGATGACCGCCGACGGCGCCAAGGCGATCACCTCGGCCGAGATTTTCCCGGGCAAGAAAGTGGTTCTGTTCGGTGTTCCCGGCGCCTTCACGCCGACCTGCAGCAACAACCATCTGCCCGGCTATCTCGAAAACCATGACGCCATCCTGGCCCGCGGCGTCGACACCATCGCCGTCGTTTCGGTCAACGACGTTCATGTCATGGGCGCCTGGGCGCACTTCACCGGCGGCGAAGGCAAGATCCTGTTCCTCGCCGACGGCAGTGGTGATTTCGCCAAGGCGGTCGGGCTCGACAACGACCTCTCCGCAGCCGGCATGGGCCTGCGCTCCAAGCGGTTTTCGATGATCGTCGACGACGGCAAGGTCACCGCGCTCAATGTCGAGACCAAGCCCGGAGTAGACGAGTCCGGCGCGGCTCACATTCTCGGGCAGCTCTGA
- a CDS encoding protein-disulfide reductase DsbD domain-containing protein yields MQSLKILLLGAAIGSASALPASASSSAWYNSEGGKVRLVTSGKPDEAGRIQGVLDIALKPGWKTYWRDPGDAGVPPQLGVSASTNIADATISFPAPQRHDDGYGKWAGYNYPVSLPVVFTLSEAKDPAVIDADVFLGICETICIPVQTRLTVDPGSDPDNADDAALVKASFAALPAPARSDFGINVLPGDHETLVVEASFPGASEAADFFVAGERDYMFGAPSRSEKDGKLIFTVPILDRPSTTPTDGGLHYTLTSSTGAVEGLLPFP; encoded by the coding sequence ATGCAAAGCTTGAAAATCCTGCTGCTCGGCGCCGCCATCGGATCGGCGAGCGCTCTCCCCGCCTCCGCCTCCTCGTCAGCCTGGTATAACAGCGAAGGCGGCAAGGTGCGGCTGGTGACATCAGGCAAGCCCGACGAGGCCGGCCGCATCCAGGGCGTTCTCGACATCGCGCTCAAGCCGGGCTGGAAGACCTATTGGCGTGATCCGGGCGACGCCGGTGTGCCGCCGCAGCTCGGTGTTTCGGCCAGCACCAATATTGCCGATGCCACAATCTCGTTTCCGGCACCCCAACGCCACGACGATGGTTATGGCAAATGGGCAGGCTATAATTATCCCGTCTCTCTGCCGGTGGTGTTCACGCTGTCGGAAGCGAAGGATCCGGCCGTCATTGACGCCGACGTCTTCCTCGGCATTTGCGAAACGATCTGCATACCGGTGCAGACGCGGTTGACGGTCGACCCCGGTTCCGACCCCGATAATGCGGACGATGCAGCCCTGGTGAAGGCGAGTTTCGCGGCGTTGCCGGCGCCCGCGAGATCGGATTTCGGCATCAACGTCCTGCCGGGCGATCACGAGACGCTGGTTGTCGAGGCGAGTTTTCCTGGTGCCTCCGAGGCGGCGGATTTCTTCGTCGCCGGCGAGCGCGACTACATGTTCGGCGCCCCTTCCCGCAGCGAGAAGGACGGCAAGCTGATCTTCACCGTGCCGATCCTCGACCGCCCTTCGACGACGCCGACGGATGGCGGGCTTCACTACACGCTGACGAGTTCGACGGGCGCGGTCGAAGGGCTGTTGCCTTTCCCTTGA
- a CDS encoding SURF1 family protein: MSEASVKSTGRSRPRSALLLGLGLVLLLILLALGTWQVQRLHWKEGLLQTIDQRTHSAPQPLAEVEKQFASTGDVDYTPVTVSGTFLHSGERHFYATWDGDAGFNVYTPLALDDGRFVLINRGFIPYDLKDPAKRAKGQVTGKVTITGLARNPLPAKPSMMLPDNDVAKNIFYWKDRDVMAASAGLPAGFTLVPIFIDADKTPNPGGLPVGGVTIIDLPNSHLQYAMTWYGLAAALAAVLILRLRRPAKEE, from the coding sequence GCCGTTCGCGGCCACGATCGGCATTGCTGCTCGGTCTTGGCCTGGTGCTGCTTTTGATCCTGCTGGCGCTCGGCACCTGGCAGGTCCAGCGCCTGCACTGGAAGGAAGGTCTCCTGCAGACCATCGACCAGCGCACCCATTCGGCGCCGCAGCCGCTGGCCGAGGTCGAGAAGCAATTCGCCTCGACCGGCGACGTCGACTACACGCCGGTCACCGTCTCCGGCACGTTCCTGCATTCGGGCGAACGGCATTTCTATGCGACCTGGGATGGTGACGCCGGCTTCAACGTCTACACGCCGCTTGCGCTCGACGATGGCCGCTTCGTGCTGATCAATCGTGGTTTCATACCCTATGATCTGAAAGACCCCGCCAAGCGCGCCAAGGGGCAGGTGACAGGCAAGGTTACCATCACCGGGCTTGCCCGCAATCCGCTGCCGGCAAAGCCGTCGATGATGCTTCCCGACAATGACGTGGCCAAGAACATCTTCTACTGGAAGGACCGCGACGTCATGGCAGCAAGTGCCGGCCTGCCAGCCGGGTTCACCCTGGTGCCGATCTTCATCGATGCCGACAAGACGCCCAATCCCGGCGGTCTGCCGGTCGGCGGCGTCACCATCATCGACCTGCCGAACAGCCATCTGCAGTATGCGATGACCTGGTACGGACTTGCAGCGGCACTCGCCGCCGTGCTCATCCTGCGGCTTCGCCGTCCCGCGAAAGAGGAATGA
- a CDS encoding YqgE/AlgH family protein translates to MDLLRHKKTAAGRGFLDDQFLIAMPGMKDDRFTRSVIYICAHSDEGAMGLIINQTQQMLFPDLLVQLGIMNEQEAIRLPAQARDFVVRNGGPVDRSRGFVLHSGDYRVESSLTVSDDICLTATVDILRAISSGRGPRHALMALGYSGWGAGQLETEIAENGWLTCPASPELLFDADIERKYDRILASIGIDLAHLSLAAGHA, encoded by the coding sequence ATGGATTTGTTGCGCCACAAGAAGACGGCTGCTGGACGCGGCTTTCTCGATGATCAGTTCCTGATTGCCATGCCCGGCATGAAGGACGATCGTTTCACGCGCTCGGTCATCTACATCTGCGCGCACAGCGACGAAGGCGCGATGGGCCTGATCATCAACCAGACACAGCAGATGCTGTTTCCCGACCTTCTGGTGCAACTCGGCATCATGAACGAGCAGGAGGCGATCCGCCTGCCGGCGCAGGCCCGCGATTTCGTCGTGCGCAATGGCGGGCCTGTCGATCGCAGCCGCGGCTTCGTCCTGCATTCGGGCGATTACCGCGTGGAATCGTCGCTGACCGTTTCCGACGATATCTGCCTGACCGCGACGGTCGACATTTTGCGCGCCATATCGTCGGGCCGCGGCCCGCGTCACGCGCTGATGGCGCTCGGCTATTCCGGCTGGGGCGCCGGCCAGCTGGAAACCGAGATCGCCGAGAATGGCTGGCTGACCTGCCCGGCCAGTCCCGAGCTTCTCTTCGACGCCGACATCGAGCGCAAATACGACCGCATCCTCGCCTCGATCGGCATCGATCTGGCGCATTTGAGCCTGGCTGCCGGGCACGCCTGA
- a CDS encoding homoserine kinase, with amino-acid sequence MAVYTDVAEGELGAFLKHYPVGELLSYKGIAEGTENSNFLLHTSSGSYILTLYEKRVDKADLPFFLGLMGHLANKGVSCPLPVTAHDGSVIGTLAGRPAVIITFLEGLSLRRPTATHCAEVGKALAALHLAGADFPMNRPNALAIDGWRKLWNAARNRADEVEPGLAAEVDADFADFERNWPKGLPAGIIHADLFPDNVFFLGEKLSGLIDFYFACDDLYAYDVATCLNAWCFEKDFSFNLTKGKALLAGYQSVRPLSAEEKAALPMLSRGSALRFMLTRLYDWLTVPDGGLVMKRDPTEYIRRMRFHRAIKSASEYGLAEYGVS; translated from the coding sequence ATGGCGGTCTACACCGACGTTGCGGAGGGCGAACTCGGCGCTTTCCTGAAGCACTATCCGGTTGGCGAACTCCTGTCCTACAAGGGCATAGCCGAAGGTACGGAGAACTCCAACTTCCTGCTGCACACCTCCAGCGGCTCCTACATCCTGACGCTCTATGAGAAGCGCGTCGACAAGGCGGATCTGCCGTTCTTTCTCGGGCTGATGGGCCATCTCGCCAACAAGGGCGTGTCCTGCCCGCTGCCGGTGACCGCGCATGACGGCAGCGTCATCGGCACGCTGGCCGGCAGGCCGGCGGTCATCATCACCTTCCTCGAAGGGCTTTCGCTGCGGCGGCCGACGGCGACGCATTGCGCCGAGGTCGGCAAGGCGCTGGCCGCCTTGCATCTGGCCGGGGCCGATTTTCCGATGAACCGTCCGAATGCGCTCGCCATCGACGGCTGGCGCAAGCTTTGGAACGCGGCCCGCAACCGCGCCGACGAGGTCGAGCCGGGCCTGGCGGCCGAGGTCGATGCCGACTTCGCCGATTTCGAGCGCAACTGGCCGAAGGGCCTTCCGGCAGGCATTATCCATGCCGATCTGTTTCCGGACAATGTCTTCTTCCTCGGCGAAAAACTCTCCGGCCTGATCGACTTCTATTTCGCTTGCGACGACCTCTATGCCTATGATGTCGCCACCTGCCTCAACGCCTGGTGTTTCGAGAAGGATTTCTCCTTCAACCTCACCAAGGGCAAGGCACTGCTCGCCGGCTATCAGAGCGTGCGCCCGCTGAGCGCAGAGGAAAAGGCGGCGCTGCCGATGCTGTCGCGCGGTTCGGCGTTGCGTTTCATGCTGACCCGGCTCTACGACTGGTTGACCGTTCCCGATGGCGGCTTGGTGATGAAGCGCGACCCGACTGAATATATCAGGCGGATGCGGTTCCATCGGGCAATCAAATCGGCTTCGGAATATGGATTGGCCGAATACGGGGTATCATGA
- a CDS encoding EAL domain-containing protein: MTNFLRNGPLFAFVLAAILTLCAASSAFAVEPIKIARDDVALDLSRAFEIYRNQGENFQVSTAPGPDGIVRRIEVEANDARSTGDWAVFALANTTDQQLDRLIVAPHFRLVNSGIFWPDLGATRIAAITPSEGFALDRQTSPDADVFRVTLNPGTVITFIAELASPKLPQVYLWEPEAYKDSVNSYTLFRGIVIGIAGLLALFLTILFVVKGTSMFPATAALAWAVLAYICVDFGFLNKVIEISPGNEQMWRAGTEVALAATFVVFLFAYLNLNRWHGHFSYGALVWILGLVLIAGVAIVDPAVAAGIARISFAATALTGLGLIIFLGIRGYDRAIMLVPSWVMVLLWLCGSWMAITGMLDNDIAQPALGGGLILIILLIGFTVMQHAFAGGALHQGLFSDLERQALAVAGSGDTVWDWDVLRDRVVTKPDVSIQLGLAPNSLGGAARNWLPVLHADDRDTFRTTLDVVLEHRRGRVAQNFRLRGADGHYHWFALRARPVIGSDGEVIRCVGTMVDVTEQKKSEERLLHDAVHDNLTGLPNRELFMNRLEAIISIARTEEKVRPTVFVIDIDRFKQVNDGLGISAGDTILLTIARRLHRLLKPKDSLSRFAGDQFALMLLSEQDPARIAGVADAIKHAINNPITFAKREIVLTASIGLITWTSAQTSAEDMVKDAELAMHQAKRFGGDRIEPFRPAFRTVGTDRLQFESDLRRAIERREFTLAYQPIVRLEDGSVAGFEALLRWDHPRRGMIPPADFIPVAESCGLIVQLGLFAMQQAAEDLAGWQKQIGDAPLSVSVNLSSRQLIRRDLVSDVRSVIARANLKPRCFRLELTESLVMDNPEQTAHVLTKLKQLGIGLSLDDFGTGYSSLAYLTRFPFDTIKIDKSFVDDSTPKRAVLLKSMVNMAHELGLSVVAEGISDERDALELRQMGCEYVQSFMFGAPMPGDQVLKTLKEQYPLTQA; the protein is encoded by the coding sequence TTGACGAATTTCCTGCGAAACGGGCCGCTGTTCGCCTTTGTCCTCGCGGCAATCCTGACGCTGTGCGCGGCTTCGTCGGCCTTTGCCGTCGAACCGATCAAGATTGCCCGCGACGATGTCGCGCTCGACCTGTCGCGCGCCTTCGAGATCTACCGCAACCAGGGTGAGAACTTTCAGGTGTCGACCGCGCCCGGGCCGGACGGCATCGTGCGGCGCATCGAGGTCGAGGCCAATGACGCACGCTCGACCGGCGACTGGGCGGTGTTCGCGCTGGCCAACACCACCGACCAGCAGCTCGACAGGCTGATCGTGGCGCCGCATTTCCGGCTGGTCAATTCCGGCATCTTCTGGCCCGATCTCGGCGCCACCCGTATTGCAGCTATCACGCCCAGCGAGGGCTTCGCGCTCGACCGCCAGACCAGCCCCGACGCCGACGTGTTCCGGGTGACGCTGAACCCGGGAACGGTGATCACCTTCATCGCCGAACTTGCCTCGCCCAAGCTGCCGCAGGTCTATCTGTGGGAGCCGGAAGCCTATAAGGACTCGGTCAACTCCTACACGCTGTTTCGCGGCATCGTCATCGGCATTGCAGGCCTTCTGGCGCTGTTCCTGACCATCCTCTTCGTCGTCAAGGGAACCTCGATGTTCCCGGCGACCGCGGCCCTTGCCTGGGCGGTGCTTGCCTATATCTGCGTCGATTTCGGCTTCCTCAACAAGGTCATCGAGATTTCGCCCGGCAATGAGCAGATGTGGCGGGCGGGAACGGAGGTGGCGCTTGCAGCGACATTCGTGGTCTTCCTGTTCGCCTATCTCAACCTCAACCGCTGGCATGGCCATTTCAGCTATGGCGCGCTGGTCTGGATCCTCGGGCTGGTGCTGATTGCGGGCGTCGCCATCGTCGATCCGGCGGTAGCCGCCGGCATCGCCCGCATCTCCTTTGCGGCAACAGCTTTGACCGGGCTGGGCCTGATCATCTTCCTCGGGATACGCGGCTATGACCGCGCTATCATGCTGGTGCCCAGTTGGGTCATGGTGCTGTTGTGGCTATGCGGGTCGTGGATGGCGATCACCGGCATGCTCGACAACGACATCGCCCAGCCGGCGCTCGGCGGCGGGCTGATCCTGATCATCCTGCTCATCGGCTTCACCGTCATGCAGCACGCCTTTGCCGGCGGCGCGCTGCATCAGGGGCTGTTCTCCGACCTCGAACGCCAGGCGCTGGCGGTTGCCGGGTCGGGCGACACGGTGTGGGACTGGGACGTGCTGCGCGACCGCGTCGTCACCAAGCCCGATGTCAGCATTCAGCTCGGCCTGGCGCCCAACAGTCTTGGGGGTGCGGCGCGCAACTGGCTGCCGGTGCTGCATGCCGACGACCGCGACACGTTCCGCACGACGCTCGACGTGGTGCTGGAGCACCGGCGCGGCCGGGTGGCGCAGAATTTCCGCCTGCGCGGCGCCGACGGGCACTATCACTGGTTCGCCTTGCGGGCGCGGCCGGTCATCGGATCGGACGGCGAGGTCATACGCTGCGTCGGCACCATGGTCGACGTCACAGAGCAGAAGAAGTCCGAGGAACGGCTGCTGCACGACGCCGTGCACGACAATCTGACCGGCCTGCCGAACCGCGAATTGTTCATGAACCGGCTGGAAGCGATCATCTCGATCGCCCGCACCGAAGAGAAGGTGCGCCCGACCGTCTTCGTCATCGACATCGACCGCTTCAAGCAGGTCAATGACGGGCTCGGCATCTCGGCCGGCGACACCATCCTGCTGACCATCGCGCGCCGCCTGCACCGGTTGCTCAAGCCGAAGGATTCGCTGTCGCGCTTTGCCGGCGACCAGTTCGCGCTGATGCTGTTGTCCGAACAGGACCCTGCCCGCATCGCCGGCGTGGCGGACGCCATCAAGCATGCGATCAACAACCCGATCACCTTCGCCAAGCGCGAGATCGTGCTGACCGCCTCGATCGGCCTGATCACCTGGACCTCGGCGCAGACCTCGGCCGAGGACATGGTCAAGGACGCCGAGCTTGCCATGCATCAGGCCAAGCGTTTCGGCGGCGACAGGATCGAGCCGTTCCGCCCGGCCTTCCGCACCGTCGGCACCGACCGGCTGCAGTTCGAATCCGACTTGCGGCGCGCCATCGAGCGGCGCGAATTCACCCTTGCCTACCAGCCGATCGTTCGGCTGGAGGACGGCAGCGTCGCCGGCTTCGAAGCCCTGCTGCGCTGGGACCATCCGCGCCGCGGTATGATCCCGCCGGCGGATTTCATCCCGGTCGCCGAAAGCTGCGGGCTGATCGTGCAGCTTGGGCTGTTCGCCATGCAGCAGGCAGCCGAGGACCTGGCCGGATGGCAAAAGCAGATCGGCGATGCGCCGCTGTCGGTCTCGGTCAATCTGTCCAGCCGCCAGTTGATCCGCCGCGACCTGGTCAGCGATGTCCGCTCGGTCATTGCGCGGGCCAATCTGAAGCCGCGCTGTTTCCGGCTCGAGCTCACCGAGTCCCTGGTCATGGACAATCCCGAGCAGACGGCGCACGTGCTGACCAAGCTGAAGCAGCTCGGCATCGGCCTGTCGCTGGACGATTTCGGCACGGGCTATTCCTCGCTCGCCTACCTGACGCGGTTCCCATTCGACACGATCAAGATCGACAAGAGCTTTGTCGACGACAGCACGCCGAAGCGCGCCGTGCTGCTCAAATCCATGGTCAACATGGCGCATGAGCTCGGCCTGTCGGTGGTCGCCGAGGGCATCTCGGACGAACGCGATGCGCTGGAACTGCGCCAGATGGGCTGCGAATATGTGCAGAGCTTCATGTTCGGCGCGCCGATGCCGGGCGACCAGGTGCTGAAGACGCTGAAGGAACAGTATCCGCTGACGCAGGCTTAG
- the rnhA gene encoding ribonuclease HI, with the protein MSKQVEIFTDGACSGNPGPGGWGAILRFNGTTRELSGGEAETTNNRMELLAAISALNALKEPCTVELHTDSKYVMDGISKWIHGWKKNGWKTADKKPVKNGELWQALDEANRRHKVTWNWVKGHAGHTENERADELAREGMAPFKKGSFKPAVSAPKPDVQAKQPLATKARRSTQSY; encoded by the coding sequence ATGAGCAAACAGGTTGAAATCTTCACCGACGGTGCCTGTTCGGGCAATCCTGGCCCTGGCGGCTGGGGCGCCATCCTGCGCTTCAACGGCACCACCAGGGAGCTTTCAGGTGGCGAGGCTGAAACGACCAACAACCGCATGGAGCTGCTGGCCGCCATCTCGGCGCTGAATGCGCTGAAGGAGCCTTGCACGGTCGAGCTGCACACCGACAGCAAATATGTCATGGACGGCATTTCCAAGTGGATCCATGGCTGGAAGAAGAACGGCTGGAAGACCGCCGACAAGAAGCCGGTCAAGAACGGCGAACTGTGGCAGGCGCTGGATGAAGCCAACCGGCGCCACAAGGTCACCTGGAACTGGGTCAAGGGCCATGCCGGCCACACCGAGAACGAGCGCGCCGACGAGCTCGCGCGGGAAGGTATGGCGCCGTTCAAGAAGGGCTCTTTCAAGCCGGCGGTTTCAGCGCCGAAGCCGGATGTCCAGGCAAAGCAGCCATTGGCTACGAAGGCGCGTCGTTCGACCCAGAGCTATTGA
- a CDS encoding DUF2938 domain-containing protein yields the protein MFDIFWRAVVIGIGATVLMDLWAMVLHKAFGQPRPNWGPVGRWVWHLGDKVFHDDIGEAEPYAHEMALGWAFHYFVGIVYGIILVALAGTGWLAAPTFLPAFILGIVTVGAGWFLLAPGMGAGWAASKRPNPMQIRALNLVSHTVFALGLWGTALLIR from the coding sequence ATGTTTGACATCTTCTGGCGCGCTGTCGTGATCGGCATCGGCGCCACGGTGCTGATGGATCTCTGGGCGATGGTGCTTCACAAGGCGTTCGGCCAGCCACGGCCGAACTGGGGACCGGTCGGCCGCTGGGTCTGGCACCTTGGAGACAAGGTCTTTCACGATGATATCGGCGAGGCGGAGCCTTACGCGCATGAAATGGCGCTGGGCTGGGCGTTTCACTATTTCGTCGGCATCGTCTACGGCATCATCCTGGTCGCGCTGGCCGGAACCGGCTGGCTCGCCGCGCCGACCTTCCTGCCGGCCTTCATCCTCGGCATCGTCACCGTCGGCGCCGGCTGGTTCCTGCTGGCGCCGGGCATGGGTGCGGGATGGGCAGCCTCGAAGCGGCCCAATCCGATGCAGATCCGCGCGCTCAACCTGGTCTCGCACACGGTCTTCGCGCTCGGGCTTTGGGGCACCGCGCTGCTGATCCGTTGA